Below is a genomic region from Caballeronia sp. SBC1.
AGGTCTTCTTGCGCGAGAATTTTAATTATCTCGGCCAAATTACTTTCAACCCTTGCCTGATCCGTATCGCTGCCTAGCTGCTTCTTGATGAACTCAAAGACATCATGCTGTTGTGCTGTCGTCAGATGCAACAAATGACTCAGGATAGATGCGAGGTCGTGAATGTCCTGCTTCGGGTAGAACACGAGACTGTGAGGGTTTACATACGTCAGTTTTCTAAGGTGTGAAGCATCTTTCGCAATCGAGATAAACTGAAATTTATGACCCTTGTACACAGACAAGTTTTTTCCAAGCGCCGACTCAATCTTGACTTTGGTAGCGGTCGCAGACACTTGCACGACGAGTTTTTCTCCGCTATCAATCAAATCAATAGCCTCAGCATTCTGGCTCGTTGCATTAGTGTTCACTAGAGCATAGCCAAATAAGACGTTGAAAAATTCTATATAAAAATCTTCTGCATGCAGATTAAGATTTAGTAAGTTTAGCTTGCCTAGTGTCTCAATCCGAACGCACATCCACGTCAACTTCTCTTCGCAGTAGTTGAAATAATCTTTTATTCATTGCGTCATAGCGGTCGTTAGGAGTAGTCGGCAGACAATTCGTCGGCGTCGCGCTGACTGCCGTAGTGTACTTTATTAAACGATGACTCAGACTTGCGATTTCAAATCAACAGCAGCCGGCGGGATGCCGACAGCACGCCCACGGTATGCTGGGCTCCATCGAGTTCTGCGTCTTCTCGACCCAGTATCTTCCTGTACTGTACATTTGTACAGTATTTTGGAGACGCGAGCATGAGCCACTTTCGGCGCTTCGGAAACGGGAAGCGCCGCAATGAGTGCGGGCATTGGAGCAGATCGGATTTGTCTGTCCGCCTTTAGACGTCAAATCGAAACGCTCTACTGGGTGCGAAATTTTCCGCGACGGGCGAAGAATGGAGACCACCGATATGCTATTTTGCATACCCCTGTGGATAACCGCGGCCAGCTGAGGCCCATCCTCAGCGGTTTCCGTTTCGCATCCTGCCCGTCCGCCAAGGGCGATCGTTGTCAATGACGACTGGCTCTTTCGCAGCCGAGACGGGATATCCGCCGATGTCGACCAACTGGCAGTTCCGGGTCGACTTCGGATCCAAGACTTTCTTGTGCGCAGCCGTTCGCTGGGCCTGGAACCCGTCGAGCGTGAATGTCCGCGTCGGGCTGAGGGACAGACGTTCGAACCAACCAAGGCGACCGTCGTTTTATGGCCAACTCAATCGATCATGGCACGCCGCCAGCCGCACCTATGCGATTTTGCAAGACGTAGCCTATCGAATTCGCGCTCCCAAACGCGTCCTGCAATACAAATCAGTTTATAGCGTGCGATGACCTGAGTAGAAATGTAAGCAGCAATCGGCTACGTTCAACGTGCGGATGGCGCGACGGCTTTTTACTCTTGCTGCCGTTTTAGAGAACTGCGGTGGCAGGCGTCGGACCGCCCATCCGCCGAATGTCATTCAGCCAAACAGCTTGCTGACAGCTTCAAATCTTCACTTCATCGAAGGATATTCGTTTCTGACACGGCCCCACCCCACCCGCCCATCAATTTAACTACCATCCCAAAGTGCCCATCCCTTAACTCCCCACCCCCATGGAATTCGACACCAAAGTAGCCATCATCATCCTCGACGACCTCGCCGTCTGGCAGAAGCTCAACGTAACCGCGTTCCTCGCGACCGGCATCGCGGGCGCGGCTCCTGACGCAATGGGCGAACCGTACATCGATGCCGCTGGCAGAACCCACGCCCGCCTCCTCGGCCAGCCCATCATGGTTTACCAGGCCGACCCTTCCGGCCTCCTCCGCGCCTTCCGCCAAGCGATAGAACGAGAACTAACCCGCGCCGTCTACGTCCGCGCGATGTTTTCCACTGGCCACGATGAAGCCAATCGGGAAGTGTTTCTAAAGGAGCCGGCTGATGCGCCCGATCTGGTCGGACTGGCCGTGAGAGGCCCGAAGAAAGCAGTCGATAAAGCCATCAAGGGCTTATCGCTGCATGGATGATTGAAACAAGATCGAAACGCGGTCGCACGCCGACTTACCGACCGCAACTCCCTACTCAGCCGCGCATCGGCCAAGGCAAAAACCTAAAACCCTAAACCCCCAAAGCCCCCGCCGCGCCCATAGCGTGTCGCGCCTGGACCAACGAAGTCCTTGCCGCCCGCGCATCGCCAGCAATCTTCAACAGCGCACCCAACTGCGAAGGCTCCTTCAGCAACTCGCGCAATATCGGCAGAATCGTCGTAGTCCCATCGTCCCGCAGCCCGGCCGTTGCAGCACTCGGCAAACTCCGCCAAGCCGGATCAACAATCGCCCGACAAACTGCAAACGGTAATCCCCGCGCCGTGGCAATCGCCCCGGCAATATGCGATTCCATATCCACGGCCAACGCCCCGGTAGCCCGATAAAGCGAGCTCTTCTGCTGCTCGCCGGTCAAAGGCGCGCTCACACCGGCCATCGTCCCTCGAACCGCCCGCGCTTCCAGCGGCGTCCCGGCAAAAGCCGCAAACAGCCGTGCGGACCATTCCGGATCAGTATCAAGCACACCGAACGGCCCCGAAACAGAACTCGCGATAATCACTGTCCCCGGCTCCAACTCCGGCGAAAGTCCTCCGGCCGTCCCGAAGCTAATAATCCCGGAACACCCCCGCGCCAACGCTTCGCTGATCGCACGTTCAAGCAAATCCGATCGCGCCGCGAACACCGCTTCCACCCCAGGCCCGCGAGCGATACGCGCTTCAAACGCCATCCCCGTCGCGGCAATAACGGGCAAACGCACATCGCCAGAACTGAAGCCAGAGCCGCCAGAACCAGAGCCAACACCGGACCCAGACCGCGAACTCACATGCCCGCCGTCACGCGCGACGTACCGTCGCGCATCATGTTCCTGTACCGCGCCAACGCCCATAGCGGGAAGAACTTTCTATACCCGTGGTATCGCAGATAAAACACTCTCGGGAATCCAGTCGCGGTAAATCGCGTCTCGTCCCACAAGCCATGTTCACGCTGCGTGGCATGCAAGTACTGCACGCCCTTCGCCACGGCCGGATGATCGACAAACCCCGCCGCCATCAACCCGAGCAACGCCCACGATGTCTGCGATGCCGTGCTCGGCGCCGCTTCATATCCGCGATAGTCGAGCTTATAACTCTCCCCGCCCTCACCCCAACCGCCATCGGCGTTCTGAATGCTGATGAGCCACTGCGCGGCGCGTTGCATGCGGCTATCGGTAAGAGGCAGTCCCGCTGCATTCAACGCGCACAGCGCCGTCCACGTCCCATAGATATAGTTCAGCCCCCAACGCCCGTACCAGCTTCCATCGCGTTCCTGACCGCGCAAAATATAGTCGAGCGAGCGTTTCGCCGGCTCACTCGTCGCCGGCAGCTCACCCAACTGCGCGAGCATCGAAAGACAACGCCCCGACACATCAACAGTAGGCGGATCGAGCAACGCGCCGTGATCGGAGAAAGGAATGTTGTTGAGGTAATACTGCGTGTTTTCAGGCTCGAACGCGCCCCACCCGCCGTCGCTGCTCTGCATGCCGACGACCCATTCCCGCCCGCGCGCAATCGCTTCGCCGTACAACGCGGTACCGTTTTCACGATCGGCGCGTTCCATCGCCATAGCGACCACAGCGGTATCGTCCACATCCGGATAGTGCGGATTCGCAAATTGGAACGCCCAGCCGCCAGGCCGGATGTTCGGCCGGCGCGAGATCCAGTCTCCGCGTACATCGAGAATCTGCAGCGGCACGAGCCAGTCCAGACCACGCGAAACGGCAGCGCGCGCCTTGGGCGTGTCGGCTTCAAGCAACGCGTGCGCGACGAGCGACGTGTCCCATATCGGCGATAAACACGGCTGGCAATAAGCCTCGCCATCCGGCGCTTCATCGATGATCAAAAGCTTCTCAATCGACTTGCGCGCAATCGCCCGGTTCGGATGATCTTCCGGATAACCGAGCACGTCGTACATCATCACGGAGTTGGCCATCGCGGGGAAAATCGCGCCGAGACCATCTTCTCCATTCAGCCGTTCATCGACGAAACTCACGGCCGCTTCTATCGCGCGTTGCCGCGTATGACGCGGGAACAGCGGATCAGCGGCGCGCAGCACGGCGTCCACGCAGCGGAACAGCACGAACCAGCCCTGATGCTGATGCGGCGCACGCGCGGCCATGCCGGCGTTCACGGGGGCATCGAAGAACAGTTCATCAATGCGCACGCCCTTCGGATTTCGCGCGCGCGGCCGCTTTGCGTTGAGCACGAGCAGCGGCACGATCACGGTCCGCGCCCAGTACGACACCTTCGACAAATGGAACGGAAACCACTCGGGCAAGAGCGTGATTTCCACGGGCATCATGGGCACCGCGCGCCACGACACCACGCCGAACAGTGCCAGCAAAATCCGCGTAAACACGTTCGATTTTTCCGCGCCGCCAGCCGCAATAATCGCGCGGCGCGCCCGCTGCATATGTTCGGCTTCAGGCAAATCGCCGATCATCTTCAGCGCGAAATACGTCTTCACGGTGGCGCTGATGTCCATGGCGCCATCGGTGAACAGCGGCCAGCCGCCGTCCGCCCGCTGGATCCTGCGCAAGTACCGCGCGATCTTCGCTTCGAGTTCGAGATTCGGCGTCTCGGCAAGGTAATGCACGAGCAGCACGTATTCGGCGGGAATAGTGGCGTCGGCTTCGAGTTCGTAGAGCCAGTAGCCGTCGGGATGTTGGTCGGCAAGAATGGCATCGGCAGCGCGCGCCACCGACGCTTCCAGCGCCGCCGCCGTCACCGGCTGGAGGCCGGGCGGCTGGACAGTTTCGTTCATCAGCGTTGCACCGAGAAATCAATAGAGGGATTCATAAGCAGGTCCGCAGCCTTCTGGCCGGAGCGGATCGAGCCTTCTATGGTGGCGGGCAGCCCGTTGGCCGTCCAGTCGCCGGCCAGCATCAGATTGGACCAGCGCGTGCGCGTGCCCGGCCGGAGGTTTTCCTGGCTCGGCACGGCCGCAAAGGTCGCACGCTTTTCCGTGACAATTTGCCACGTCGGCATGCGCTCAACCGGCAAGCGCGCCGCCTTCGCGACCTCTTGCCAGATGCCGTGGGCAAGCGCCTCGCGCGGGGTATCGAGGAGATGATCCGCGCCGCTAATGGTCACCGAAAGACGTCCATCGAACGCGAACAGCCATTCGGCGGTGCCGTTCAGCAAACCAGTCATTGGCTCGAAGGCTAGCGGCGGATCAATAGCAAAATGCGCATTGACGATGGCGCGGAATTCGTTCGGCGCGGTTAAGCCCGGCACGAGTTGCTGTGCCACGTTCGGCGGCACGCCAAGTACCACGCCGTCGTGAATACCGATGTCCACGCGGCCATCATCGAAATCAAGCGATGTGACACGCGTCTTCGAATCCGTGCCGGAGAACCCGATCTCACGCACCCGCGACCCGAGCTTGATCTCCGCGCCGCCATATTGCAGCAGACGCAACGCGGGATCGACGAACGCATGGCCCAGCCCGTTGCGCGCGACCAGCGGCCGGCACGCCTGACCGCCCAGCAGCAGCGATTCCTTCAGCACGTTGCCGGCGAGCACCGCGCTACCTTCACGCGGATCCACATTCAGCACGGCCAGGAACAGCGGGCTGATCAGCGCGTCCCACAAGCGCCCGTTCGTGCGCATGGTTTGCTGCATCGTGCGGCCGGGTTTGGCGAACAGCAGCGGCAGCAACGACAAATAATCCGAGGGCATGGTGCCCGGAACACGCGCGGCGGAATCGAAGATCCAGCCCGGCATGCGGCCCGGCGAAAGCTTCACGGTCCAGCGCGCGCCGCTGCGCAAATCCATGAACGGAAACTCGGGCTGGGTCGGGCCAACGAGTTCGTCGACCGCGCCAATCGCCTTGGCATAGCTCAGCGTGGCGTGGTTGCCCGACAGCACCAGATGGTTGCCGTTATCGATGGTGGCGTTGAGTTTGATATCGAAGTAAGAACGGCAGCGGCCGCCCGCGTGCGGCGCGGCTTCGTGCAGCATCACGCGCGCTCCACGGCGCTGCAACTGGACTGCGGCGGCGAGTCCCGATAACCCGGCGCCAATCACATGAACGAGACGCGACATCAGAAAATATGTCGCGCGACGATCCACAACAGCCGCGAACGCGGCGTGCGGATGTGGTTGCGCGGGAGATCGAAGCCGCGCTTCAAGTTCGCTTCAAGCACACACCGATACGCACCCGACATGATGCGCGGCGCCCGCACCTGAGCACGCGGCGCGGTCGCCATGATCGCGTCGGATTGCGCATAGTGGGTCCGCGCGCGATCGGCAAGCGTCAGGCAGACGCGCGGCAAGCGGGCATCGTTGACTATGGACGCGATGTCGGTCGTGGAAATACCTTCGCGGGACAGCAGTTCTCGTGGCAGATAAACGCGTCCAATGCCGGCATCTTCATCGATGTCGCGAAGAATGTTCGTGAGTTGCAGCGCACGGCCGAGGTGGTGCGCAAGACGCCGTCCGGCATCTTCGTGCATCCCGAATATCCTCACCGATAACCGTCCGACCGCGCTCGCCACGCGGTCGCAATACAGGTCGAGCGTGGCTTCGTCGGGCGCGACGATGTCTTCGGCGGCGTCCATGGCCATGCCGTCGATCACGGCAATGAAGTCATCGCGCGAAAGATGAAAGGCGTGGATATGTTGCGTCAACGCAGCCAGCGACCTGCGCGGCTTGCCGGCGTAGCAATCGTCTATGTCCGCGCGCCATTGTTCGAGCGCCGCGGCGCGTTCGCCGCGCGGCAGCGTGCCGTCGGCAATGTCGTCAACCGCGCGACAGAACGCGTAGACCTGATACATGGCGTCGCGCTGCGCAGCCGGCAGGATGCGCATGGCGAGATAGAACGAACTACCCGACGTTACCTTGGCAACGTCGGGAGCAGGATCGTCGGCGATAAGATTGGAAACGGCCAAGACGGACTCCGCTGTGGCGCCCCCAAGGGCAGCAGTGTTAGATCGGGCGCCGGGCATCCGGCTTCATGAAACATGCTTTGAAGCTGAATGCAAGCTCGGCGCAAACCGGCTTCAGACGGCGTGCAGCCGTGCCGGAAGCGGCGAAAAGTATATCAAGTTTGTGAAGTGTTGCCCTGAGATGGCCCTATCCCGCGCTTTCAACGCGCTTGCCGCGCACCCTCCGCCGGGTTCAATCTTCGTACAAACATTGGCCGACCGTGGCGGCGCTGCTTGATATTCCTCACCAACTTTACGCGATCCGCCGCTTTTTACCACTCGCCCTCGCGCGCTCGGGACATCACCTCGCCTCAAATCCTGTCGTTTAAACGTCGATACCGTGTGGTTTCGCAGAACATCGATTCATCGGTTGAAAGGCACGATTTATGCACGCATTTTCTTTCCCGAGCGCGGGCGATAAACGGGCAATAAACAAGCGAGCGACAAACGAGCGGCTAAAATGCGCGGAGTTCGCGCACAGCATTCGCTGCCTTTCACCGTTGCAAAAAAACATGCCGCGAAATGCCGCGCTCAGTTATTCACATCGGGACGACGACTCACCATGACGCCGCAACGTGAGGAACCAGGCGCTGACCATTGGCAGGACGAGCCGCCTTTTCCCGTGGTGCCGGAGCGTAACTTCGCCGCCCAGCGCATGACCCTCCGGGTCCTTCTGATCGCCGCCATTGTCTTGCCCTGCCTGTATGTGGCGGCCATGTCGTGGAGCGATCTGAAGGCGCAGGAAGCCGATGCCGCCGAGGTGGTTGATCGCAACGCGCATGTGGCCGAAGAACACGCGCTGAAAGTCTTCGACATGAACGAGACGCTCAACGCCCGCGTGATCGACCTGATCAGCGGCGTGGACGACAACACTTTGCGCCTCGAAGAACGCTCCATTCACGACAAACTCGTGGCAATGGGCGGCGGTTATCCGCAAGTAGCGTCGGTGAGCATCATTGGCGCGGATGGGCGCCTGATTGCCACGAGCCGCATTTTCCCCTCGCCGGATGTATCGATTGCAACCCGCGACGACTTCGTCGGCATTCGCGACCACAAGATGTTTGAAAACGTCTCCCGCGTGATGGTCGGGAAGGTGGCCGGCGAGACCGTGTTCAACACGGCTGTGCCGCGCAAGAACTCGGATGGCCGCTTCGCCGGCATTGTGACCATCGCGCTCCGCCCGAGTTACTTTGGTGCGTTCTACGCCGAATTGCTCGGCCAACACTCCACCGTATCGCTCGGCCTCACGCGTGCGGACGGCGCGGTGCTCGCCTGGTATCCCGCGCGGCCGCCCGACCGCATGGAACTTGTCGCCAGTTCGCCGTTGCGCGAGGCGTATGCGGCGGGACAGCGGAACGGCATCCTGCGAATGCGCTCAGGGCTCGACAATGAAATGAAGATCGTGGCGTATCGCAAGGTGGGGAATTATCCCGTGTATGTATCCAGCGGATATCCTGTCGCAACCATCTGGGCTGCGTGGTATCGGCGTGTCAGCGTGCTGATCCTGTCCTTGTTCGCGCCATGCGTCGTGCTCTGGGGCGTGATCTGGTTGTCCCTGCGCCGCCTCGCGAATGAAGAAGACGCCTGGGAGCGCTGGCAAGCGGAAGCGTCCATGCGCCGTTCGATCGAATCGGCTTACCGGCAGGCGCGCAAGATGGAAGCGCTGGGTAATCTGGTCGGCAGCGTCGCGCATGATTTCAACAACCTGCTGATGATCCTCTCAACAAACGTCCAGATTGTCCGGCGACGCGGCGCTGCCGGGCTGGACCGCGAATTGTCGGCCATGGAACGCGCGCTTAAGAGCGGTCAGTCGCTGACGCGCCAGTTGCTGGGCGTTGCCCGTAAGCAACCGCTGCGCAATGAGACCATTGCAATCGGCAGGTGGCTGCCGGCTTGCCGCGAACTGCTGAAGGCGTCGCTGGGCGCAAAAGTCGCGCTGAATCTCGAAGCGAGTGACGACGTATGGCCAGTTCGCGTCGATGCCGCCGAACTGGAGCTTGCGCTCATCAACGTGGCCGTGAACGCCCGCGACGCCATGCCGAGCGGCGGCACCTTCTCGGTCCGCGCCGACAACGTGCACTTTCGCCACGAGGACGGTTTTCCGATCATCGGCGAATTCGTGCAGTTGACGCTGGAGGACACGGGCGGGGGCATGGGTCCCGAAGTCCTCGGCCGCGCGTTCGAACCGTTGTTCACCACCAAGCCCAAAGGCATGGGTACCGGGCTGGGCCTGCCGCAAGTGTTCGCGTTCTGCGAGCGCGCGGGCGGCGTGGCGACCATTGACAGCGCGGTGGGCGCGGGAACGTCGGTGCGTCTTTATTTGCCGCGCGCGAGTGCAGCCGTAGCGGAACCCCACGAAGCGCAACACGACACCGCCGCGGCCGGCGAAGCGCACGGCTTGCGCGTGCTGCTGGTGGAAGACAACGAAGAAGTGGCTGCAGGCACAGAAGCGTTGTTGTCGATGATGAATCACAACGTCACCCACGTCTTCAACGCGGACGGCGCGATCGCCATGCTGGATGCGGCCCGTCGCGACGTGGCCAATGACGGTGCGCTGCCGTTCGACGTCGTGCTCTCCGATATCCACATGCCGGGCAAGCTGAACGGCATCGACCTGGCGGAGATCCTGCAAAGCTGGACGCCGCGCGTGCCCGTGATCCTGGTGACGGGCTATGCCGAAGAACTGGACCGGGCGCGTGAGGTCGATGCGCGCGTGCTGTCCAAACCGTTCGATATCGCCTTGCTCGATTCGCTTCTGCAAGCCATTCGCGAAGATCTCAGCGCACGCGCGGACAACCGCGAACACGGCGAAGCGCAGCACTGAGCCACAGCACTGAGCCGAGCGCCTTTTCCACACGCTTTGTAAAAACATCCGCTCGCCGAGAGACATCGGGCGGGATCGTCTTGCGCTGGAGATGGCGTCGCGGCGCGCACGTCCACGACCCGGCACGCGAGTTGCGAGATAACACGTGAGTTGCGACCTAAACTAGATTTGCGACGAGTCTTTTTGATCCGTCGCGATTGATGACATGCCGCCAGGAGGCAGCCATGCGACACACAGTTATTGGTATCTTCGATACCTACGACCAGGCCGAAGTGGC
It encodes:
- a CDS encoding ABC-three component system protein, with product MCVRIETLGKLNLLNLNLHAEDFYIEFFNVLFGYALVNTNATSQNAEAIDLIDSGEKLVVQVSATATKVKIESALGKNLSVYKGHKFQFISIAKDASHLRKLTYVNPHSLVFYPKQDIHDLASILSHLLHLTTAQQHDVFEFIKKQLGSDTDQARVESNLAEIIKILAQEDLSATGSSVPSTGFSVDDKINFNNLATAASVVQDYAVYHPRMNGIYAEFDRAGKNRSISVMQALKSEYLRLRKDYKDDDLFFRIIDASMDRVIESPRRQNSCRVI
- a CDS encoding DUF2000 domain-containing protein; translation: MEFDTKVAIIILDDLAVWQKLNVTAFLATGIAGAAPDAMGEPYIDAAGRTHARLLGQPIMVYQADPSGLLRAFRQAIERELTRAVYVRAMFSTGHDEANREVFLKEPADAPDLVGLAVRGPKKAVDKAIKGLSLHG
- a CDS encoding phosphorylase; this encodes MAFEARIARGPGVEAVFAARSDLLERAISEALARGCSGIISFGTAGGLSPELEPGTVIIASSVSGPFGVLDTDPEWSARLFAAFAGTPLEARAVRGTMAGVSAPLTGEQQKSSLYRATGALAVDMESHIAGAIATARGLPFAVCRAIVDPAWRSLPSAATAGLRDDGTTTILPILRELLKEPSQLGALLKIAGDARAARTSLVQARHAMGAAGALGV
- the shc gene encoding squalene--hopene cyclase, producing the protein MNETVQPPGLQPVTAAALEASVARAADAILADQHPDGYWLYELEADATIPAEYVLLVHYLAETPNLELEAKIARYLRRIQRADGGWPLFTDGAMDISATVKTYFALKMIGDLPEAEHMQRARRAIIAAGGAEKSNVFTRILLALFGVVSWRAVPMMPVEITLLPEWFPFHLSKVSYWARTVIVPLLVLNAKRPRARNPKGVRIDELFFDAPVNAGMAARAPHQHQGWFVLFRCVDAVLRAADPLFPRHTRQRAIEAAVSFVDERLNGEDGLGAIFPAMANSVMMYDVLGYPEDHPNRAIARKSIEKLLIIDEAPDGEAYCQPCLSPIWDTSLVAHALLEADTPKARAAVSRGLDWLVPLQILDVRGDWISRRPNIRPGGWAFQFANPHYPDVDDTAVVAMAMERADRENGTALYGEAIARGREWVVGMQSSDGGWGAFEPENTQYYLNNIPFSDHGALLDPPTVDVSGRCLSMLAQLGELPATSEPAKRSLDYILRGQERDGSWYGRWGLNYIYGTWTALCALNAAGLPLTDSRMQRAAQWLISIQNADGGWGEGGESYKLDYRGYEAAPSTASQTSWALLGLMAAGFVDHPAVAKGVQYLHATQREHGLWDETRFTATGFPRVFYLRYHGYRKFFPLWALARYRNMMRDGTSRVTAGM
- the hpnE gene encoding hydroxysqualene dehydroxylase HpnE codes for the protein MSRLVHVIGAGLSGLAAAVQLQRRGARVMLHEAAPHAGGRCRSYFDIKLNATIDNGNHLVLSGNHATLSYAKAIGAVDELVGPTQPEFPFMDLRSGARWTVKLSPGRMPGWIFDSAARVPGTMPSDYLSLLPLLFAKPGRTMQQTMRTNGRLWDALISPLFLAVLNVDPREGSAVLAGNVLKESLLLGGQACRPLVARNGLGHAFVDPALRLLQYGGAEIKLGSRVREIGFSGTDSKTRVTSLDFDDGRVDIGIHDGVVLGVPPNVAQQLVPGLTAPNEFRAIVNAHFAIDPPLAFEPMTGLLNGTAEWLFAFDGRLSVTISGADHLLDTPREALAHGIWQEVAKAARLPVERMPTWQIVTEKRATFAAVPSQENLRPGTRTRWSNLMLAGDWTANGLPATIEGSIRSGQKAADLLMNPSIDFSVQR
- the hpnD gene encoding presqualene diphosphate synthase HpnD — translated: MAVSNLIADDPAPDVAKVTSGSSFYLAMRILPAAQRDAMYQVYAFCRAVDDIADGTLPRGERAAALEQWRADIDDCYAGKPRRSLAALTQHIHAFHLSRDDFIAVIDGMAMDAAEDIVAPDEATLDLYCDRVASAVGRLSVRIFGMHEDAGRRLAHHLGRALQLTNILRDIDEDAGIGRVYLPRELLSREGISTTDIASIVNDARLPRVCLTLADRARTHYAQSDAIMATAPRAQVRAPRIMSGAYRCVLEANLKRGFDLPRNHIRTPRSRLLWIVARHIF
- a CDS encoding hybrid sensor histidine kinase/response regulator; translated protein: MTPQREEPGADHWQDEPPFPVVPERNFAAQRMTLRVLLIAAIVLPCLYVAAMSWSDLKAQEADAAEVVDRNAHVAEEHALKVFDMNETLNARVIDLISGVDDNTLRLEERSIHDKLVAMGGGYPQVASVSIIGADGRLIATSRIFPSPDVSIATRDDFVGIRDHKMFENVSRVMVGKVAGETVFNTAVPRKNSDGRFAGIVTIALRPSYFGAFYAELLGQHSTVSLGLTRADGAVLAWYPARPPDRMELVASSPLREAYAAGQRNGILRMRSGLDNEMKIVAYRKVGNYPVYVSSGYPVATIWAAWYRRVSVLILSLFAPCVVLWGVIWLSLRRLANEEDAWERWQAEASMRRSIESAYRQARKMEALGNLVGSVAHDFNNLLMILSTNVQIVRRRGAAGLDRELSAMERALKSGQSLTRQLLGVARKQPLRNETIAIGRWLPACRELLKASLGAKVALNLEASDDVWPVRVDAAELELALINVAVNARDAMPSGGTFSVRADNVHFRHEDGFPIIGEFVQLTLEDTGGGMGPEVLGRAFEPLFTTKPKGMGTGLGLPQVFAFCERAGGVATIDSAVGAGTSVRLYLPRASAAVAEPHEAQHDTAAAGEAHGLRVLLVEDNEEVAAGTEALLSMMNHNVTHVFNADGAIAMLDAARRDVANDGALPFDVVLSDIHMPGKLNGIDLAEILQSWTPRVPVILVTGYAEELDRAREVDARVLSKPFDIALLDSLLQAIREDLSARADNREHGEAQH